tttcatacatacatatatatatatatatatatatatatataccattatGTAAATGTTGTTATGCAGGAACTGTATGGACAACAAGTTCTCATATAATAACAGCAGTGATTGGATCTGGAGTTTTGTCGTTAGCATGGTCGATAGCACAATTAGGTTGGATTGGTGGCCCTATTGTTATGATCTTCTTCAGTCTCGTCACTTTGTATACTTCATATTTTCTTGCTAATTGTTATCGTGCTGGAGACCCCATCACTGGCAAGAGGAGCTACACTTACATGGAAGCCATTGACAACATTCTAGGTAAGCACAAACAAAATTATGTTTTTTTGatgacttaaaagaaaataaacaaaaactaagagcgagaaaaaaataagaaactgtTTAAGGAAGGCAGTCCGTTGAATACTACTCTCAAATTCCTTTCAAGGCAACGGAAGCTCCACTTGAGGAGAAAGCGTCCTCATTGCGGTCTTTGTCATAatgtctgctactgtatttgcatctctcaagatcaaccgaagattagcacgccatttccaagacatgatatctcgaatttttaacaccaaaggatcaataaacccagagcaaccttgtaaattattgacaatagtaaaaaCTTTCACACAatctgtctcacatataatgtctctttgtcccgagtcccaCACTAAAAATAAGCTATGTTAGATATATGATAGTTACTTTaacaatttttatgttaaaataataGTTAGGATAAAATACTATTAGGTTTTcaatttttgtattaaattttaatttggtgtctaatattttaaatattttatttctattttaaaataatatttttaacagatTTAATATTGTCTCATtgttaaatttgacacaaatagTCAATAAAATGAGTGGCGCTACAGAATAAAAAAGAGCTTTTACATTGATAATTATTAGtgagttaattttatttatgtactaaAATCGAATGTTATTGACTCTTTAATTTACTAAATTTTTGTGCCAAATTTAACGATGAGTTAATATTAAACATGTATAAAATTTTTGGATTAAAATAAAACTCTTAAAAGTTAGAAACTAAATTATTAAAACTTGATTGAAATGTTAGATACTAAAATAGTATTTTATCCTAATAGTTACATATGATGTttacattaattattttattaattatttattacttGTTTGAGTggattatatgaaaaatattttcatctttttagaGTATATTGAGTGAGTAATTTAAAAACTCTATATATAGTCACTCCTTTTATAttcatgttatttttaaattaaaaatgttaatgAAATGcgttatatatataaatgttgTATATGCCATAACATTGCAGGAggaaaaaattctattttttgtgGGATAATCCAATATGCAAATCTTTATGGAATTACAATAGGATATACAATTGGAGCTGCCCTTAGCATGATGTGAGTTCAGTTATTAACCCTAACATTTCATCTTTGAGTTGAaactgattttaatattttatacacTGCTCACACTTACAACATTAATAATTCTTGCGGAATAGTCTCTAATATCTTCAAATCCCTAGCCTGAAGACCTTTCCCTTTTCTTAGTTTCATTTATTTCTTATGCTGTTGCTCATAATAGCTCTATTGAGTTCTTTTGGAATCAAATCTTTACTATATAAAAACTGTAAGTAGTTTTAAAATcatttcaattaatattttttaaatgaaatttaacTTGGTTTGATTGGCAGGGCAATAACAAAGATTCATTGCATATACTCATCTGAAGGAGAAGACTCATGCATTATTTATGGCAACCGTTACTTAATAGGGTTTGGGATAATCCAACTTGGTTTCTCTCAACTTCCTGATTTTCATAATATTTCATGGCTCTCAGTACTTGCTGCTGTCATGTCCTTCACATATTCCATAATTGGTCTCATTCTTGGAATTATCAAAATGGCAGGTTATATATGTCTCTTCTTCCTACATCAAGTTTTTCTCTCTATGTTTTTTTATATACTTATGATATTAAATGGACAGTGTATTTAaacttaaattaaactaaaaactatatttaaaaaaaatacggtTTGATTTGGAAAGATgccattaatttgaatttttaaaatttcaaaagtattaattttgtttgagaaatcaatgaattgatgaataaagattaaaaatatattattttaaaaattaaattgatgcttTTAGGGACAAATACACTTATATAATTATGGGAGCAAGtgttcttattaaaatttaaaaatattttaaaaaataaaaaaaattattcataattttctccACTATATTATTAAAGTTGACTCCACTATtttatctcttttattttattttatgttatatatatatattactgttaaaattttttaaatagatgctttactttttaataaaaatatatttacaattttataaatcttgaATTGGAACGTTTATATAGTTTATGAATAATATAGCATAAAAAACAAAATTGGCTGAGCACAGTAAAATTATATTGTTGTCTAATAAATTTTTATGCAGGAAATGGCACTATAATGGGTAGCATAACAGGAGCTAAAGGAGAATCACCGATGGATAGAGTGCGGGGGATATTCCTAGCTCTTGGAAACATTGCCTTTGCATATGCATTTTCTACTATTCTCATTGAAATTCAGGTACatcatttttaatttcttattctcCGTTTTTAAAATAAAGGTCGTTTTTTACTGATTCATAAACtagaaatttaatatatttacgtGAAATTACATCTAAATATATTAATGTGGGTGTTTGTTTACAAAGACAAGGATAATTTCGGAAGAATATTTGAAACGAAAGAGAATTAGTTTTGCCATGCAAAATTTatggtttttaaaaatatttttaattatttattatatatttgtgtatatttatatatattattttatatattttttaatgaaataattaattattaaaataatcaaactaaaaataatagaataataataaaatctaccataatagaataatcaaacagtataatcaaatttttttataaatactagCATTCTAAGCGACAACTCCTAGCAATCTGGGTTATGCTagataactaataatttttttaaacaacatGAACAATCACCAATCAAATCAAAACACACTACATCTCTAAATTACCCacataaatcttaatattagaataaccatccgcacaCCTAATGAAATGAACATCCTATATattcattgttcacattatttagtattttcattgtctacctatacttttcctaataaTAATATGGGTGTGACTAAACAGGACACCATAAAATCTCCAAATGAACTAAAAACAATGAAGGCTGCTTCAAAGATAAGTGTTgcaacaacaacaatattctATGTCCTATGTGGATGCATAGGTTATGGTGCATTTGGAGATTCAGCACCAGGAAACTTACTCACAGCATTTGATAAACCAATTTGGCTCATTGTCATTGCAAATTTAGCAATAGTCATTCACCTTGTGGGAGCATACCAAGTTTATTCCCAACCTCTCTTTGCCTTTGTTGAACAACAAGCATCTAACAGATGGCCAAGTCTTGAAATTGAACACAATGTGGAAATACCATTTTTACCCTCTTTCAAGCTAAACAAATTTAGACTAGTTTGGAGATCAATTTTTGTGGTGGTAACAACTTTTATATCAATGTTGATTCCATTCTTTAATGACATATTGGGAGTGATTGGAGCATTAGGGTTTTG
This region of Arachis hypogaea cultivar Tifrunner chromosome 8, arahy.Tifrunner.gnm2.J5K5, whole genome shotgun sequence genomic DNA includes:
- the LOC112708487 gene encoding amino acid permease 3-like, coding for MIEKVESLEHTSTTLGISKELCDDDGRPQRTGTVWTTSSHIITAVIGSGVLSLAWSIAQLGWIGGPIVMIFFSLVTLYTSYFLANCYRAGDPITGKRSYTYMEAIDNILGGKNSIFCGIIQYANLYGITIGYTIGAALSMMAITKIHCIYSSEGEDSCIIYGNRYLIGFGIIQLGFSQLPDFHNISWLSVLAAVMSFTYSIIGLILGIIKMAGNGTIMGSITGAKGESPMDRVRGIFLALGNIAFAYAFSTILIEIQDTIKSPNELKTMKAASKISVATTTIFYVLCGCIGYGAFGDSAPGNLLTAFDKPIWLIVIANLAIVIHLVGAYQVYSQPLFAFVEQQASNRWPSLEIEHNVEIPFLPSFKLNKFRLVWRSIFVVVTTFISMLIPFFNDILGVIGALGFWPLTVYFPVEMYIKQMKIEKWSGKWIGLQCLSMFCLLVTLAALVGSVVGVLLDLSKFKPFSSQL